ATCTGCTAATCTCATCGACAAGATTTTCCCATTTACATCTATTGACACCATATACGATACCGTGCCTGTAACGAGCGCCCGGCTTGCGTTATAACGCCCCGCCAGATCGGAGTGCACCACAATGCCATCAGCAGACATAATTGCCAACCTGATCTTATTGAATTTCGAGAACTTGTTGACGCGCTCAAAATCACAGTGAACACCTCGGACAGGTGCTGGAGATTGCTCCACTTCCGCCTGAGCTGCCATGGTGTTGACCAATAAAAGCGACAATATCAGTGAACCAATCAATGCACTAAGCCCTCTGTCTGTCGGTTTGATAGAAAGTGCGATTAGCCTACCCTCAAGAAACACAGAACACGGAGCTATACATTCAACGACCGGCGCAACCTTGTTCAATATGGACTTGTGCATTCTCTCAAACCAGTTTTTTACAAAGAGGTAGCAGGGCGTGTTACCGGAAATGGTTACCCTTCTATACCTCCCATAGTATTGACAAAAATACTGAAAGCATCAATGTGCATTCTACGCATTAAGACCGCAATCGTATGGAAGTCAGGCTCATATTCTTGGACCCGAGGCTGAAGGACGGTTCTTGCTAAATGTGTTGAAATTGCAGGCAAATATGCCGGATAGGTCCGCTCATTGAACACTTCAGCATAATTACTTGCACTCCCGCAACGCTTGCTTAGTTAAACTCACACCAAGCGAATCACTCGCCAGTACTTTCTCCTGCGACGCCAACAATTTGTTCAATAACTCTCTGGCTAATTGTGGGTTGTCCTTACCCACTTTTGTACAAACAACAATAACTCGTGCAGCCATCGTGGCCCCATCGCACGGCACTTCAGGTAATAGCGAGCAAGTTCCACTATAGCGACTGAAACCTGTTGTCAGGTCGCACTGCAAGGCTTTCTCCAGAAAACTTTTGCATTCATCATCCCTGTTTTGTCCTGCTAAGAACGCAAATACCAGGTAGTTCATACCAGCTATTCTCATCCGATCATTTGGACGCAGTTCTTCAACTTTACCCAGTGACGACTTAAGAAACCTCTCCAGTTCTTCTGCATGACCATCTTTCACCAGGCAATCGAAATAGATAAGCCCAAAGGGAAAGAAACAAGAAACGAATTCATCTGTTCTGAGGTAATGATCGAATGCCTCTTGGGTCCAATGAAGACTAAGGCTAGACTGCTTATGTTGCATGGCCTCGCAGGCCAGGTTCATGCAACAAAACATCTTCGTCTTCTCGTCTTTAGCCAGCCTTAGCTTCTTCAACGCATAACGATGCGCTGTACTTTGCGAACAATCACTCCACGCTGCCTCATAAGTTGCATATTCTGTTGCTCTCTCGTCAGTCAGACTTAACGCACGTTTATACAATCTTTCTTGCTCAGCGAAACTTCCCGGACTGCGATCATGAACCAGCAAGCGAGCCAGCTCGTAACACCTTTTGGCTACCAATTTCTTGTTTCTTGGTCTCGCCCTCTCCGCATCTAACAGCGCCGCTCGAAATTTTGGTATATCTTTTACAAAATCTGCATCGGTAACACGTTCTTTTACCTGCACTGTGACTTTACGGTGATGATCCCCCTCACCACCGGACCCCAAAGCAACTGAACAGTTGCTCCCGACTAAGAAGACGAAAGAACCGAACGCACCGAAGACACATCTCCAGACAATCGAATTCTTCACTTCAATCCTCACGCACCCTTTTCTCATTACATAATTTGCTCAGGCTTATCACACTTTTCCAGTTTGTGCATGGGTGCCACCTGCGATTCCGCGCGTCAACTTCGTTTCTATAGCGCTGTTTCTCTCAAAACATACCATTTTTCAAGTCTGGATCAGCTCTTCCATTCAAGCTCTTCCCTGCACCCGCGCTTTCGCCTTCATTCGCGCTGGATCACCGAAGTAAAAATCTTTGATATCAGCAATTGCCTCTTCAGCCGAATCCCACACATTATAGAAATCTGCCGGTCCCATGCCACCAACACAATCCACTCCATAAACAACCCACGTCTCATCCAGATTTTGATGAAAGACCAGCACAGCCGCATCTGATTTAGGGTTCAATCTCTCAGTCACCAGCTCGCCATTCTCCTCCAGCAATCTAACCGTATCGGTCACTGCGAATGCGGCAAAACCATTGCCACCAGCCTCTATCGGCTTGTAGATACACACACCATGATTGAAACAGTGCGGCGCAGCAGTAAACCAGAGACCCAGATCACGCAATTGATTCAAATATTTCTCAGGGATAATAGTTGATTCCGGACAAACATGTTCCCACTCCTTATCAGAACTGCTGCAGCTCTGAGTTAACTGATTACCTTCACTCATAACAAACCTCTTGATTGTGATCTCCACTTACTGTCTTAGTCACTAACTCCGACGCCCCTGAGCATCCTCACTTACATCCGAAGGAGGATACCTCAGCATCCGTCCTCTCTTCTTCTATCACACACCTGATTAATTGCGTGCAGCATCACTGTGCTCACCGCGAACACCATCACCACGAACAACATTCCCGCGAACCCCATCCCCACGACCAGCATCACAGACGTGCCTCATTCCCATTCTCAGGAAGCACGGCTTAACCCAGGCACCACAATCCTGACACGGAATCATCGGCTGCCCACAATCCTGGCAGAGTTTCAGCTCGCCCATCTCACTGATGCGCAAGTTCTCCAGCCGTTTTTCCACCCCCGACACACTCGAAACAGCTCCCTCACGGCTCGCCATGCACCGCTCAACATATTCGGGCATGAGCATATAAAGACTGTTGGTGTCATAAAGCCACTCGCCAAATATTCCTGTAACGAACTGATACCTGGTTGATAGCTTCACCGTCAGAGGCCAGAGCTGATCATCGAAATGTGTTGCTGCCATGCCAAAACGCTGTGCATGCATGCGCGCTTGCACCAGCTGCAATGCTTCTGCCCAGGCATCCAGATGTCCCAGCAAATTCTCCAGTTCACTCTTTCTGGCAGCGTCTCTGTAGAAGTCCGACTTCGCCAGTTCAGCGATTTTCTTTTCTAACAGACCCTTAACGGCGTCTTTCTTGCGCAGCATTCTGGCGATCTGATCATCCATATCAGAAGCTTTCACCACGCCAAAAAAACGCGTCAAGCAAATCAAACTATTAAATAACTCAGATATTCTAAACATCGGATTGACCTCTCAGTCGTTCTACTCGGTCGATGCGCAAAAATCACTGATTTTTCCCGCAAACGACATCGATTCACCGATGTGCAATTTAGTAACTCAATAATACCAAAAAATTAGTGGTGAATTTGTGAAGTCTGAGATCGGTTTACCCAAGGGGAACGGCGCCATTAATAGGTGGTTGCCTGCGCGTCATGTAGGATTGAATATTTGATTCAAACCCGCTCAATCTCCCCTCCTTCAAATGTTTGTAGATTGCAGCAAACAACTGCATCTAACTATAAACGGCAATCTGCAAAATCAGCGATATTGAGCAGGTGGCAACGCCTCATTTAAAACACGACATGTGCTCAAGACTTCCGCTCTGTAGCCAGCGGCCAGCTCCTCCAATCTGACGTCCAAACGTTTCAGAAGATCTGGATGCCTTCCAAACAGTCGATCGACGCCACATCACTCGAATTGTCTTAACTCTGCCGGGTAGGAACCACCGCAAGCTACAATAATGTCAGAGAACACTTGCATCAATAACTGACAATAAGGACGGTTCTTACGAATGAAAAATAGCAGAGCAGTTTTACTAATGCTTCTTGCCTTGACTGCGTGTCCAGCGCACGGCAGTCAGATGCCTCCTAATGACGATGCGCCTGATTTAATCGAAGCAAAGAACGAACTTAAGCCATGGCTGACTAAAGTTGAAAGCCGTATAAAAAGTTCGAGACACTTTCAAAGCGCATCCGCTCTTTTAAAATGCGCACCAAATGTTGACAGCAGAATAACGATTAGCTTTTCAGTGGATAAAAATGGCAGTTGCAACAACATCTTAGCGGTTGATTCCACAGGGTCAAAAGACTTGCTGGAAAAAGGAGTTCAATTAATCAGGGATAGTGCGCCATTCGATGAACCACCAAACAATTTACCTCATAAAGATCAGTTCGGTATAAAAGCTAAGTTAAGTAAAGATGAGACTGGTGCAACTAATGTTGTGTGCTCATTAGGACGATTAACGCGGCAAAGAATTGGAAAGCAGAGTTTGCCAGTACAACAATTTAGACGACAAGGTATTTAAAAGCAGTGCAAGCAAACCCGCTTGCACTGCCTAAGTTAATCCATTCTATGGCTCTATGGCGCAATATTGCACGCCGCACTTGGACTCACTGGCGTTGTGGCAGGCTGAGCGTTGCCCAGTAATTCTTGCGAAGCCCATGCCTTTACGCAGAAGAAGAATCCGTTGTCCATGATCTGATCGCTCATCGGACGTGCTCCCAGCATGCCCACAAGTTCATAAGCGAACGCCTGTGCGTGTATCTCCTGAAGATTCTGCAGATAGCCTTCCAAGATCGACCAACCATGCCCTGATTTTGCCAAAAATCCTCAGTAAATTCTCTTCAAAGTACATGAACTGATACGCGCTCTGAGCATATCGTCACGCTCAAAGCATAGCCGTGCTCAACACACGCTGAGCACATCGCGCCTCCTAAGCACATCGCCGCACATAGCACATCGCACATCGCAACACTCATCGCCACACACAGCAAGTCACCACACAAAACACATCACCACAAATAGATAACCACGAGGTAAACCAAGTGAGTCAGGACACATTCGTAGACAAAGTTAGCCGTGAAGCAAGCATCGTATGTAATGGCACCGGGGAAGGTACATTCAATGAAATCTGGCGACGCGCCCAGGATCCAGCCAGCCTGTGCGGCACAGTGGCCAAAGACATGCTCATGACCACAGCAACAGCTGCTGTGTGCACAGCCGCTCCTGAAGTCGTTCTGCCCGCGCTCGCGATAACAGTCGGCTCCATGCTGCTCGAAGACGACACACCACGCAAGGAAGCCTGGGCCCGAAACGCCCGGTTGTTCGATGCTTGCAAGTCAGCCTGGAACGATCCAACTCAAGAACTGAATGCGAAACGAACCTTCGCTCACGAACTGGGCAAACCTGCCTTCGAACTCCTCTTATGCTCCACCACATTAGGGCCCGGATTCACTTTAGGAACACGCCTGGCTGAAGGCAAACTTGCTCAGATAGCTGAAAAAACTCTGGCCGGCAAAAACATGGTCATGACGGATCTCGGCGAAGGCACTTTTCAAACCAGAATCGGCGACAGCCTCGTGACCACAAAAGCCGACGGCACCGTGTACAAAGAATTCGACAATGGCTTGATTCAACGCCATATCCCAACCGGCAACGGCGAGTACATTTTTACTGAGAAGAGACTAGGCGGTGTGCTGACAATGAATCTCCCCACAGGCACTCGCATGATCGAATTGCCGGGCGGCAGACTGTACACTTTCGAACCCGATGGTACCTGGATCGTCAAACGCCCATCAGGCTTGCGCCTAACAAGCAATGCAGACGACACCATTCGCACATTTACGCATCCGAACGGCACCGTGACAAAATTTACAGGCAATCAGAAGGAAAGAATTTTTCCGACTGGACTTGATTCGTGACAGAGAGAAATCGGCATTCGTTGACAATAGGAAAATGACTATTTCGGCAGTAAACAGGCAAGAATAAAAGCCTCAAAAGAAGCTGCGGGTTAAGAAAAAATGGAAACGACCGAGTTGTTGTTCAATGTCGTGCGATTTAGAACTAAGACATTTAAAGAGCTAACTCGGCGTCGGAACCGTTCCTAAACCGTTTGCTATTGTTCCAGGCGTCGAGCGTTTTTGAAGTGCTGTTTCCTGCGTAGTCTACTAGCAAAATTTTCTCATTACATGTTGCACGATTTAAACGACTCCACATGTATACTTTGCCATCGGCTTTCCAAAATTCAATTTCAACTCCGCGCTCAGAAGGTAAATTGTTTGGAATATTGGAAAAGTGACTGGTTTGAATTAGGGATATTAACTCTCTATCTACAGCTTTGGAACTTGAATTTTCTAACACAGACAAATTTCTAGCTATTCCATCCCGCTCCACAGTGAAGGTGCACAGCACGTTCTCATTTTGTTTAAAACTTTCGGCGATGGCGGAAACGAACTTATGATAATGGGGCTGTGTTCGAAGTGTCTGCTCAAAATCATCAAACCAAGGACTCAAATCTAGGATCGCTTTATGTTCTACTTCGGATGTATAAGACAGGAAACTTGCAGAATTGTGGTGCCCCGCGAATACTGCTGAGCTGCTCAAGGAGAAGACAATCAAAAAATTGTATAGGTGCTTTTTCACTGGCTATACTCATCTCGGCTCTTTATTAATGTACAGCATTTTCGGCTCGTTCATCTGCGAAACAGAACTATCCACTTTGGGCATGTTCCTACAAGATGCTATGCAAAAAGAGATCTCGCTTTCGTCGAATTGACAAGCCATCTTACAGCGCGGATTTTGAAACTGAAGCCGGAAGATTCCACCGGCTGCATTAAACGAACTAGACACATCATCGGTTCGGCGACTTAGTGCCTTTAGACTAGCCTTCATCCTTCAACGGCGAATCGCTGATCATCGTCCGATTCGGATGTGTGCAGCAGTAAGTCCCATCTTTGTTCTCGACGACTTCCAGCCAGTGATACCTTTTGCTCTCATCAATATTGACGAGATGCCAGAGACAGCCGTCATGCTTGACGATAGTAAAACCCACTTTCACCGGCATGCCCGCGAATTTCTTATGACTCATTCAACACCATTCCTGCCCTCTCTCTCAGGCAATACGCGCAGTACGCACGTATTGCTTCTAAGTATCGAACTCCCCATTCCACGGTGGAGAAAATATGAAATCATTAGGCAAAAGCTGCACGTACCCTGCATTGTGATTCGCAACTAGCCCAAAAGTGCAATCATCTATTGTAGTTTTGAACAGACATACAGAAATATCTCTAAACTGAACGCCACTCAATTCCGAGATAAAAGTATCCAGTCTATCTTTCGCAAGTTCAATAACCTTCCCTTCTCCGTCCGAAGTGCGACCAGCAAACCAGTGCTTTGTCTCAACATGATACCCCTCCGAATCGAAGAGATGGAGTATCGAATACCATTTCTTGTAAGGCGACCAGTCAGCAGGAAGTGGCATCGACATATGATTGTCGAAGTCGGCGACAACGAAACCCATAAACATTTCGCCGTTGTTAAACGTTCCAATATTGCGAGTATACGAATTCTCTATTCTCGCAATTGGAATTCTCGTCGGGAGTTTCATATGTATTGCCGTGCCAAAACCATACCGAACATCTTAGTGCAGGATTATTTCGCCTTCTTGCGCGTATAACCAGCCACTTTGGTACCGTCTTTCTTTGTGTAACCCTTCACTTCAACGGTATCGGCAGGCGCTTTATCTTTGACTGTGCGCGTGTAGCCTTCTACTTTCGTACCGTCTTTCTTTGTATAGCCTTTGACTCTTACTTCTTTCGCAAAAGCACCACATGTAGTGCCCATAACAAAAACAAACATCAATGCAATTATCTTATTCATTTCCACTCCTACAATTCTTGTCCCAGACACACGATATTATCGCATGCCCCCATGCGCCTGCCCTGATCCGCAACCTAATTACAGCCGATGCTATCTAATCTCCGCACTACCGTGCAGCTGGATCCGCACCTTCTCCAGCAAAGCTTTTTCTGCCCGAAGATTCCGAATTTGCTCATCAGTCAACTTCAGCTCATCAATCTTGCCAAGCTCTCTCCCGATCTCCTCTAGTGATTGATCAACACTCCGGTTCACAGCATCAACTTTACGCTCATATTTTGCAGGTACACTACCACCCGGAAAAAACTGCGGGAAATTGTGCTGAGCCCAGATCAATGACGGCACATATGCGTAATTCATAAACAAAACTGTCAGCACACACATCGGCAGCCCGTACAACAAAATCCCTCTATATGGCTCATGAGCCCTTCTCCAGAGAGGATTCTTAAAAGCAGCTGGCTCTTTAGCATCCACCGAGATTTTCTCAGCCGGTAGAAAGTCCCGAAGCTTCAGCAGTTGATTGCCATACGTGGGCGTACTGCTCTGAGTCACTACAAAATTGATGCTCTCAGCTTCTTCTAACTCATGCGCCAGGGAATAAAGCGCGAAGTTCTCAGAGTCATCGACTCCGGCCGTAGACAAACTGACCACAAGCAACACACTCACGTCATCGCGCTCACGCTCTACATATCTGATCTTCGCAGAGGGAACCACTTTCTGCGCCTTCTCCAGTAAAGCAGCAATGACCTTGCGCTCCGCTTCCGTTGCGTTCGCTGGGTCATTTTGCACCTGGTCTGCCTGCACCAATTTTGTCATAAAGGTCCTTCCTGCTGCTCCACAAGTCCCACGTCTGCTAAACCTAGTTGTCCATGTGCATCCCAGCGATCACCAATCAGCTCAAATACTACATTCCTCACTTTTCCCGCTATCTCCAGTGATTTTGCCGCATCACTACGACTGAAATACCTTTCGGTTGGAGCAATATAATCTGCATCATTACGGCGCTCCCGCATTATGTCAATCTCGGTCGCCAGCGCCTTGTGCTTATCCCAGACCTTATGCTTTTTCACAAAATTGCGAAACATGATACTTTGCCGCTCATGAGACCAGTTCGCTCTGTCCTGACCGGGCTCGTCAGTCATATCCTCATAAGTTGCCGCTGTGACAATCTGCATTACCGCATACCACGCCCTGTTACAGACACCACGATAGAGCTCTTTCTCCATCTCAATCTGCGCACTGAAAAAAGACATATCAGACTTGATTCTGAACGTCCGCGCTCTTTCTTTCCGCTCATCAATGCTGATAGTCATGCTCTCTACGCCGGATCCCTAATAAATCAGCCAAAATCGTTCTACTACTCTATCAAACTTGACACAACTCCTCCAACGCCCCGGGTCCTGTCAGCTTTCTGGCATGTAAGGGCTAACCACTATTCCAATGTCGCTTATATCTAAAAAAGAACAATTTAGGCTATTTAGACTCAAAGACAAAAAACTAGAATAGTAAATAAGAAAAGAAGAGAGAAATAGTCTAAATTATCGAATTACTAATTCGAATTAGCCTATGGACAACAACAAAATAACAGAGTGGCGAAGCACAATTTGCACCGAATAGCAATCGCAGGTGCGCCGCCCACAACTTTGTCCTCGCTAGATTCTGCTATTTAGCTGCTGGCGCTTCTAATTCTCTTAACTCTGCAAAGCATTAAGTAAGATTCGAAGAATAATGGTGCCTTAATGTGCAACGTCCAAGGTAGGTCATTTAAATTACTATCGCTCGGCAAACGATAACTATTCTTTTTGTGCCGGTCGCTGCATTGCCGTATTAACCAATCAATTTCAAAACCAAGTGCACCTTCACCCCCGAACAACATGAGCTTGTTAGCTGCGCAAACCGGCCAAACTTCATCTGTCAAAATGAAGCTTAACTCCTGTAACGAGAACCGTGTTTTTGAAATCTGATCACCGATACAGCTGAGCTCTTCATCAGACCAATTGCAATCTAAAAACAGCTGAGAAAAGGCATGCCAAACCAATGCGCGCTCTCTATCCACATTATGTTTGTCTGCATGGTCATCGCAGTTCAGCACAATCAAATAATCTGTAGAATTTTGCCCCATAGCTGTCCTTAAGAATCATCCTGATACAGCAGTATACTGCGTGTTGCGAAGTGGATGGTTATTAACTAAACATCCACTTCTATACTAGAACCAATCTGTTAGTGCGAAAACAGCAATTGTTATCTGCCAAAACTTAAGACAGCATTACTTATGACACGTAGTGAAAATAAGTCGATGTTTTCGTAATTAATGCGATTGAACATTGCAGCTGAGATGCTTCTATCCGTCGCAACAAGTGTCGCGAGAGCAATCAGAAAACTTCCCTGCATTGAAGGATGATGTCCATCTAAATCGTACAACTTAAGTGACTGCCTATTACTGATTCTTAGATGGTTCCAAATTGTTCCGACCGGCAGTAATTTGACCATGTCACGGCGAGCAAGGTCCTCATAATTTGCTTTAGACTCTTCGGCCCACTGATCATCGTCTACATACGTTTGAAAAAGCAGCGGATTTGCATGAACCGATCTAACTTCCTTGACAAATGCTTCTATATATTCGTTCTCCTCGGCGGTCTCGGAAAATTCGGTATTGGTCTGATCTTGAAGTATTACAAAATCCCAGGGTCCAAATTCGCGAATGAACTTTCGTGCTGCATTTGCATCCCAATGATCCTTCAATGAATAATTGTTGCCAACTACATACGCGACTTTGGCACGCTTTTGTGGATCTATTGCTCCCGTTAAGTCTGCAAATATCTTCGGTACGTTATGCCAGTATAGAATGCTGTTTCCAATGAACAAAACCTTCAATGACTTTGGCGAACTACCTCTTGTTAGAAGTCCACTCTCAACAGGGTAAGCAGCAACCTGCGCGTTGTTCTGGTTCCTTACGGGGGCGTGTTTTTGCTTAGTACATCCAGTAATCGCAAAAATCAGAATGAGTACAATCAAACTATTTCGCATAAGGTTGGCGAGTGTCAATCGATCAGATCCCGCAGCACACGCCAAACTCATAAGGGTGGTCGAAACATTCATTTCTCTACCGTCTACAACTTCAAAAAAATTGACTCGTTCGAAAAATACAATTGGAATACGCTTATTATAGCTGTTCAAAACCTTTTATTCGGCGTCTTGTAGATTCAAACCAAATGACTCGTTGCGTTTGCGCAAAGGAATTGTAGAACGCATTTTTCATTCCAACTCACGATGAATTTGACCGCGATCGCCAACGGTGTAGTCGAGAAAAGAACCAATATCTAAAAATCGAAAATATTCGATTTTAGAGAAAAATTGAATAGCACTTCAATAAAGTAGCAGCATTGTTAGAAAGCAATTGGGAGCAATCTTTCAGTTAAATTCTTGCGGGCTGGGGCACAGCAAGTAGTCGGACAAGAAAAAGTGATTCATGCTGATTGAATACTAGATCTAAAAGATGCCCAGTTCGCTTGTAACGCAGTCTCAAAAACAACCTTTCGTCTACGCCTGGTTTATCAGTTAACACTTGCGAATCGCTCGGACCCAGCTTAGATTTGATATCATTCGCCGATTCACCGAAAGCAATTGAATCTGGCAATTCACCTAAGAAAACATCATAGTTGGTGGCGTATTCTGGACCATACAAAATAACCGTTGAGACGTTCCTAGAGGCACCACGCGCAATGATTTCGACACCAGTTCTTCGAAAAATGTAATAAGTCAGACCTTCGGGTTTCGGAAGCTCATCATCATCATCAGATTGTTCACCAATCAAATGTAGCAAATTAGTGTCAGCAATAGGAATTCCCATTGCAACAGTAAAATCAGTATATTTCATTATTAATGAGTCCTTTATGGAAGCGAGAGGTTTCCCTCTCGCTTAAGGTAAACACATTGTCGTTGGTTATAGGTTAATTGTAGTTGATACGGTTGGGCATGGGATTCAGGTATTTACCATTCATCCATTTTTGAAACTCGCTGGGTGATTTCTCATTAATTGCACGGCGTATTTCGCTTCGGTCATTTTCGGTCAAATCACCCTCCCACTGGTCCATCGAGTCTTGTGCACCGTCTCGAATATCTCTAGCTCTTTGCGCGTCTTCAATTGCTTTTGCCAATCTCCCTTCTGTTTTTGGATCCGGTCTATTATCAGGATTGCCTTTATTTTTCTTTTCATTCTCTTTCTCAGTTCCATTCTTGTCATCCGGTGGGTTAGGACTGGGTGAAGGATTCTGCTTGTGAATTTTTGGACCGGATGATCCTTCATCTGTAGTACGCACCCTTTTACCTTCACCGTCAGGTTTCGGAGTGTAATACCAAGGAATAAAGTATGGAGGAACCGACACGCCCGGCTCGGGCTCGAGCGGTGTACCTTCCGGCATTCCTGTCGGCGGGTGAACCAAAGGTCCTGGTTTTCCTGGCACAAGCATCGTGCTCTGTACAGCTCCGAATATCGTGCCTGGAGCAGTTCCTGTTAGTCCATAAGGATCGTTTAGCCGCATGGGATCGTTCGAAACGAAAGAATAGAGGTTATCCCCCCCGTCGTACCCAATAACGTCCGGTTGTAAGAATCTTCCAGTGACCGGCGAGTAATAGCGAGACTTGAAGTAATACAACCCAGTCTCCGCATCATATCGCTGTCCCTGGAACCCGATAGTTGTCCCTGCCATGTTGGCGCTTTCACCAAATGGCGAGTATGCATAGCGATTAGAAACAACGCCTGAGCTGTTCGTGATTGCCACTACAGACCCCTGGCGTCCCTGATGGAAGAAAGTGACAACGCCCGCGCTCGACACCTGGACCATCGGGTCATCCAAACCAGGACCGTACACATATCGGTTTTGCAGAGTGCCTGCAACCCCGTCATAATCAGCGATGCGCTGCCAACCAGAATAGATGAAGCGCGTTTTTGCCGAACCGACCACTTTCTGAGCCTGTCGATGCAGCGGATCGTACACGTATGATGCACTGACACCGGTTTTGGTGGCAGAGATCAAGTGATTCTCTGTGTCGTATCCAAAGGTCCAGGTTCCATCACCAGTCAAACAGCCATTGGTATTGTAGCTCTGTGCCACGCCCGCAATGTTCGGATACTGGTTGACCCCATTTGCAGGACCATAGCTCGAGCTACCTACAGCAGCCGGATGCCACACGAACAAACTATCGCTAACGCTCTGACTGGTCAGCTGATGAACTTTATTCGAACCATAAGTGAAGCTGACATTGGACCCGTTAAACGCA
Above is a genomic segment from Candidatus Melainabacteria bacterium containing:
- a CDS encoding HEPN domain-containing protein codes for the protein MTISIDERKERARTFRIKSDMSFFSAQIEMEKELYRGVCNRAWYAVMQIVTAATYEDMTDEPGQDRANWSHERQSIMFRNFVKKHKVWDKHKALATEIDIMRERRNDADYIAPTERYFSRSDAAKSLEIAGKVRNVVFELIGDRWDAHGQLGLADVGLVEQQEGPL